Genomic DNA from Azospirillum brasilense:
ATGCAGGAGCATGACGAGGATCGCCGGGTCCAGGGTGGTGTCGCCGGGACGGACGACGATCATCACCCCGGCCAGCCCGACCAGGACGGCGGCCCAGCGCCGCGCCCGCACCGTCTCGTTCAGAAACAGCGCGGCCCCGGCGGTGACGAAGAGGGGAATGGTGAAGCTGAGCGCCGTGGCGTCCGGCAGCGGCAGGTGGGTGACGCTGTAGAACCAGCACAGCATCGCCACCAGGCTGGTCGCCGAGCGCGAGGCGTAGAGGCCCGCCCGCCCGGTGCGCAGCCGCCCCAGCCCCACCGCCGCGATCCAGGGCAGCATGAACATCAGGCTGAACAGGTTGCGGAAGAAAACGATTTCGAAGGGGTGAAGCTCGCCGCTGACATGGCGGATCATCGCGTTGCCGATGGCGATGAACAGGGCGGCCCCCAGCATCCAGAAGGCCGCCTCCAGCGGTTTTCCCGCCATGCCGGGGCCGGTGGCGGGACCTTTGGCGGTGAGCGCGGGGTTGGGCAATCGGTCGCGTCCCTGGCGGATCGGCCTGCGGGTGGCGCTCCATTGCCGGAAGCGCCACCCCAGCGTGCATCGCTATCCTGCTCTTCGGACCGGTCCGGGTGCAAGGGACATTCGGAAGGCGGTCAGCCGCCGGCCTTCAGCGACTCGAGGCGGGAGCGGATCAGCGTGTATTCCGGCTCCTCCGGCTTGAACTGGGCCAGCAGGCGGGTCCACAGGTCGGTGGCCTCGGCGGTCCGGCCGATGCCCGCGGCGTTCAGGCCGAGCAGCCAGAGCGCGTCGCGGTTGTCGGGCTCGGCCGCCAGCGCCTGACGGAGCGAGGCGACGGCCTCCTCCGGCATCGGGCCGGGCTTGCTGCTCCGCGGCTCCGCCGACAGCAGGGCGGAGGCGTAGGCGACCAGCACGTCGGGCCGCTGGGGCGCCCGTTCCCGCGCCTTGCGGGCGGCGTCGATGGCCTTCGCCGACTCGCCCATCACGCCGTAGGAGCGCGACAGCCGCAGCCAGCCGTCCACGTCGTCCGGGTTGGCCTCCAGCCGGGCGGCCAGCCCGTCGACCATGCCGCGGATCATCTGCTGCTGGTCCTCGCCCTCGGCTTGGCCCTGGCCCTGGTTCTGGCCCTGGTTTTGGGCGACCGGCGGCGGTTGCTGGGCGGGCAGGGGCTCCGGCGTCACCTTGGCCGGGTCGAGGTTCAGCGCCTTGGCGGCCTCCGCGATCTGCGTGCGCACGATCGGCACCCAGGGGGCGTCGGCGTGGGACTCGGCGAGCAGGGCGCTCCAGCGCTCCAGGGCGTCCTTGCTGTCGCCGGCCTGGAAGCGGGCCAGCGCGGCGTAGAAGCGGGCGCGCGGCTCCGTCGGATCCTTCGCCAGCACGCGGTCGAAGGTCTTGCGGGCCTCGTCCGGCACGGTGCCGCCGTTGGCCGAGATCAGAACCTCGCCATAGCTGCCGAGAAGCTCCAGATCGTCGCCGGCCAGCGCCACCGCCTTGCCCAGAGCGTCGGCGGCCTCGGGCAGGCGGCCCATCTTGGCGTAGGCCTGGCCGAGGATGGCCCAGCCCTGCGGGTCGTCGGGGGTCTCGGCGAGCTGCGCCTTCAGCTTGTCCATCGCCGCCAGCACGTTCTTGGGCGGCCCGCCGCGCTCATGGTCCAGATTGCGCGAGGCCAGCGGCTGGGCCGGCAGCTCCGGGCGGCCGAGCTTGCCATAGACGGCCAGCGTGCCGAGCGGCAGCAGGACGGCCAGCAGGGCGGCCAGCGCCATCGCGCTGCGCGGGGCGCGGGCGGCGGGCTCCTTGCCCTTCGCGCCATCCTTCGCAGGGCCCTTGCCGCGGTCGGCGATGGCCAGCATGCGGCGGCCGATCTCGGCGCGGGCGGCGGCGGCCTGCGCCTCGCTGATCAGGCCGCGGCCCTGGTCGCGCTCCAGCTCGCCGAGCTGGTCGCGGTAAACCTCCAGGTCGTAGGCGGCACGCTCCTCGGCGGCGCCCTCGGGCTTCCTCAGCAGCGGGGGCACGATCAGCAGCACCACGGCCGCCGTCAGGGCGGCGGCGACGATCCAGAACAGCATCAGGCTTTGTCCTTGCGGAGCAGGGCGTCGAGGCGCCGCCGCTCGTCCTCGGTCAGCGGGGCGGTGTCGCCGCCGGCAGCAACGGCGGCTCCCTTCCGCCCGCGCAGGTACAGGGCCGTGGCGACGCCGCCGATGGCCAGGATCACGAAGGGGCCGATCCACAGGAAGAGCGTCGTCGCCTTGAAGGGCGGGCGCAGCAGCACATAGTCGCCGTAGCGGTCGGTGACGAAGCTCAGCACCTGCTGGTTGCTGTCGCCGGCGGTCAGCCGCTCGCGGACCAGCACGCGCAGGTCGCGGGCGAGCGGCGCGTTGGAATCGTCGATCGACTGGTTCTGGCAGACGAGGCAGCGCAGATCCTTGCTGATCTCCCGGGCGCGGCCCTCCAACGCCGGGTCCTTCAGAACCTCGTCGGGCTGGACGGCGGAGGCGGCGACCGGGGTCAACGCCAGCAGGACGGCGATCAGAAGGGCTCTCACGACGCGCTCCGCAGATGCTTGACCATGGGCAGGATCTGCTCCTCGACCACCTGCGGGGTCAGGGGGCCGACATGCTTGAAGCGGATGCGGCCCTGGCGGTCGAGCAGGAAGGTCTCCGGCACGCCGTAGACGCCCCAGTCGATGGACACGCGGCCGTCCAGGTCGACGCCGATGCTGGCGTAGGGATCGCCGTTGCGGTTCAGCCAGGCGATGGCGTCCTCCGCCTTGTCCTTGTGGTTGATGCCGCGCACCGTCACGCCCTGCTCGCGGGCCAGCCGGGTGATGATCGGGTGCTCGGCCTTGCAGGGGATGCACCAGGAGGCGAAGACGTTCACCAGCGTGACGTCGCCCTTCAGCGTCGCGTTGGACAGCCCTTCCTTGTAGCCCGGCAGCGGCGGCAGCGAGAATTCCGGCGCCGGCTTGTCGATCAGGGCGGAGGGGATGTCGCGCGGGTCGCGGTCGAACCCGCGCAGGAAGGCCACGCCGACACCGACGAACAGCAGCAGCGGCAACAGATAGATCAGGCGGCGCATCGTGGGCTTGTCCTTACTCGGCGGGCTGAAGGCTGCCCTTGGCGGCGCGGCGGCGCTCCGGGGCGCCGATGCGGAAGCGGCGGTCGGACAGGCTGACCAGCCCGCCCAGCATCATCCCCAGCGAGCCGATCCAGATCCACGGCACCAGCGGGTGATGGTACAGCCGCACGGTCCAGGCCGTGCCGTTCTGCGTCGGGTCGCCCAGCGCCACATAGACGTCGGACAGCCAGGTGGTGTGGATCGCCGCCTCGGTCGTCGTCATGCGGGTGACCGGGTAGCTGCGGCGCTGCGGCGTCAGGGTGGCGATGTGGTTGCCGTCGCGGGTGACGGTGAAGACGCCCTGCTCGGCGCTGTAGTTCGGCCCCTGCACCGTGCCGACGCGGTCGAAATGCACGGCGTAGGCGCCGACCGTGGCGTTGTCGCCCGGCTTCATCGCCTTGATCGTCTCGCTCTGCCAGGCCGAGGTGCCGGTCATGCCGGCGATGGCGATGCCCATGGAGGCGTGGGCGATGGTCATGCCCCAGGCGCTGCGCGGCAGGTTGACCACGCGGTTCCAGCTGTCCTTCGCCGGGATGCGGAACAGGCGGATGCGCTCCGCGAACTCGGCGATCGAGCCGAAGAAGGCCCAGGCGGCGAGCGCGACCCCGACCAGCGCCAGCAGCGGCCCGCCGCCGTTGGTGACGTAGGCGGCGATGGCGACGCAGGCGACGGTCGCCACGCCGGCCGTCCACAGCCGGGTCAGGGCGCCCAGCAGGTCGGCGCGCTTCCAGGCCAGGAAGGGGCCGACCACCATGGCGATCACCATCGGGATGGCGACGGGGATGAAGGTGGCGTTGAAGAAGGGCGGGCCGACCGACACCTTGCCGAGGTCGAGCACGTCGAGGAACAGCGGGTAGAGCGTGCCGATGAAGACCGTCGCCGTCGCGGTGGACAGCAGCAGGTTGTTCAGCACCAGCGAGCCCTCGCGGCTGACCGGGGCGAACAGGCCGCCGGTCTTCAGGCTGGGCGCCCGCACGGAGTAGAGCAGCAGCGAGCCGCCGGTGGCGATCGCCAGCAGGACCAGGATGAAGACGCCGCGCGCCGGGTCCACCGCGAAGGCGTGGACCGAGGTCAGGATGCCCGAGCGCACCAGGAAGGTGCCCATCAGCGACAGCGAGAAGGTGATGATCGCCAGCAGGATGGTCCAGGTCTTCAGCGCGTCGCGCTTCTCCACCACGATGGCGGAGTGCAGCAGCGCGGTGCCGGCCAGCCAGGGCATGAAGGAGGCGTTCTCGACCGGATCCCAGTACCACCAGCCGCCCCAGCCCAGCTCGTAGTAGGCCCACCAGGAGCCGAGCGCGATGCCGGCGGTCAGGGTCGACCAGGCGGCCAGCGTCCAGGGCCGCACCCAGCGCGCCCAGGCCGGGTCGACGCGCCCCTCGATCAGGGCGGCGACCGCGAAGGAAAAGGCGATGGAGAAGCCGACATAGCCCGCGTAGAGGAAGGGCGGGTGGAAGGCGAGGCCGGGGTCCTGGAGCAGCGGGTTCAGGTCGTTGCCGTCGAGCGGCGCCGGAACCACGCGGAGGAAGGGGTTCGAGGTGATCAGGATGAACAGCAGGAAGCCGACGCCGATCATGCCCTGGACGGAGATGACGCGGGCCTTCAGCGAGGGCGGCAGGTTGCGGCCGAAGATGCCGACCGCCGCGCCGAACACCGTCAGCATGACGACCCACAGCATCATCGAGCCTTCGTGGTTCCCCCACACGCCCGACACCTTGTAGAGCATCGGCTTCATCGAGTGGCTGTTGGCGACCACGTTCGACACGCTGAAGTCCGACACCACATGCGCCCAGGTCAGGGCGCCGTAGGCGACCAGGACCAGAAGCATCTGGGCGATGGCGGCGGGACGGGCGACGCCCATCCAGGCGGCGTTGCCGGTGGCGGCACCCACCAGGGGGACGCCGGACTGCACCAGCGCCACGAACAGCGCCAGCACCAGCGCGTAATGGCCGAGTTCGGGAATCACGGGCCCGATGCTCCCTTAAAGAACGGAATGTGGAGGAGTGGGGAAGCCGCCAGCGTCACGAGCTGGGCTTCTGCTCCTTCGAGTTCGCCTTGAAGTGCTCCGCCTCCTTCAGGGCGGCGGCGACCTCCGGCGGCATGTAGTTCTCGTCGTGCTTGGCCAGCACCTCG
This window encodes:
- a CDS encoding DMT family transporter, whose protein sequence is MPNPALTAKGPATGPGMAGKPLEAAFWMLGAALFIAIGNAMIRHVSGELHPFEIVFFRNLFSLMFMLPWIAAVGLGRLRTGRAGLYASRSATSLVAMLCWFYSVTHLPLPDATALSFTIPLFVTAGAALFLNETVRARRWAAVLVGLAGVMIVVRPGDTTLDPAILVMLLHCVAAAITTLQVRALATSDGVMVVVAYMGLFLTPMALVPALFVWEWPSWTALGWLVLLGGILTLGQLAMTRAFKLAPASAMMPYDYARLPFTALLAWPLFGEAMDLWGWVGAGVIAASALYTAHRDAAQSRAERSAAKA
- the ccmI gene encoding c-type cytochrome biogenesis protein CcmI; amino-acid sequence: MLFWIVAAALTAAVVLLIVPPLLRKPEGAAEERAAYDLEVYRDQLGELERDQGRGLISEAQAAAARAEIGRRMLAIADRGKGPAKDGAKGKEPAARAPRSAMALAALLAVLLPLGTLAVYGKLGRPELPAQPLASRNLDHERGGPPKNVLAAMDKLKAQLAETPDDPQGWAILGQAYAKMGRLPEAADALGKAVALAGDDLELLGSYGEVLISANGGTVPDEARKTFDRVLAKDPTEPRARFYAALARFQAGDSKDALERWSALLAESHADAPWVPIVRTQIAEAAKALNLDPAKVTPEPLPAQQPPPVAQNQGQNQGQGQAEGEDQQQMIRGMVDGLAARLEANPDDVDGWLRLSRSYGVMGESAKAIDAARKARERAPQRPDVLVAYASALLSAEPRSSKPGPMPEEAVASLRQALAAEPDNRDALWLLGLNAAGIGRTAEATDLWTRLLAQFKPEEPEYTLIRSRLESLKAGG
- a CDS encoding cytochrome c-type biogenesis protein encodes the protein MRALLIAVLLALTPVAASAVQPDEVLKDPALEGRAREISKDLRCLVCQNQSIDDSNAPLARDLRVLVRERLTAGDSNQQVLSFVTDRYGDYVLLRPPFKATTLFLWIGPFVILAIGGVATALYLRGRKGAAVAAGGDTAPLTEDERRRLDALLRKDKA
- a CDS encoding DsbE family thiol:disulfide interchange protein, which translates into the protein MRRLIYLLPLLLFVGVGVAFLRGFDRDPRDIPSALIDKPAPEFSLPPLPGYKEGLSNATLKGDVTLVNVFASWCIPCKAEHPIITRLAREQGVTVRGINHKDKAEDAIAWLNRNGDPYASIGVDLDGRVSIDWGVYGVPETFLLDRQGRIRFKHVGPLTPQVVEEQILPMVKHLRSAS
- a CDS encoding heme lyase CcmF/NrfE family subunit — its product is MIPELGHYALVLALFVALVQSGVPLVGAATGNAAWMGVARPAAIAQMLLVLVAYGALTWAHVVSDFSVSNVVANSHSMKPMLYKVSGVWGNHEGSMMLWVVMLTVFGAAVGIFGRNLPPSLKARVISVQGMIGVGFLLFILITSNPFLRVVPAPLDGNDLNPLLQDPGLAFHPPFLYAGYVGFSIAFSFAVAALIEGRVDPAWARWVRPWTLAAWSTLTAGIALGSWWAYYELGWGGWWYWDPVENASFMPWLAGTALLHSAIVVEKRDALKTWTILLAIITFSLSLMGTFLVRSGILTSVHAFAVDPARGVFILVLLAIATGGSLLLYSVRAPSLKTGGLFAPVSREGSLVLNNLLLSTATATVFIGTLYPLFLDVLDLGKVSVGPPFFNATFIPVAIPMVIAMVVGPFLAWKRADLLGALTRLWTAGVATVACVAIAAYVTNGGGPLLALVGVALAAWAFFGSIAEFAERIRLFRIPAKDSWNRVVNLPRSAWGMTIAHASMGIAIAGMTGTSAWQSETIKAMKPGDNATVGAYAVHFDRVGTVQGPNYSAEQGVFTVTRDGNHIATLTPQRRSYPVTRMTTTEAAIHTTWLSDVYVALGDPTQNGTAWTVRLYHHPLVPWIWIGSLGMMLGGLVSLSDRRFRIGAPERRRAAKGSLQPAE